The genomic stretch gcttagatcattatctgatagggacttgaaagcatgttataaacatcttgaaacttgtttaaaacatgacgattctcttgatcttgatggtgaatttttttttgtgaagaattgaaagttattataGAAGTTTTAACAGtcgaatcaaaatcaagctatatgatattgaattctttaaagacttttaattgtttttctattGCATGCATAACTTATAGAATATTATTGACTATTTCTATCAGTGTTACATCTGatgaaagaagtttttctaaattaaaattattaaaatcttatttgagatatATTATGCCACAAGATAGAtttaaatagtcttgcgttgatttcaattgaaaataatttttgaagaaccttgattataaataaattattaatgattttgcaacaaaaaaatgctagaggatgatatttaaagaattttaaaagtttggtcaatttttttataggaaaaaagatcggatcaagaagaagaagaagaataagtctctttatagtggtttatgttttgatgtagtataaacattgattcaaagattcatacttgtatttttttttgcataatgtcaaataaaaatgtgttttttatccaattatttgttttatccttatttatttattgttaaaaagatTATAGGAgcaccactcttttgattcgcccaaggcacccaaattcaaaggaccggccctcatatgagaatgccatatttatatgagaatgtgagaatgaatttgaaccattggattttaaaataaatggtggagattatgggtgaatctttttttctctctcctacattttgaaataaatgatgtatgagagggaaaaaaaagattcactcataatctctaccatttattttaaaatccaattatcacattctcatataaatatgtcattctcataagatataccctatatatatatatataccctatatatatatatatatatatatatatatatatatatatatatatatatatatatatatatatatatatatatatatatatatatatatataccctatatatatatatatatatatatataccctatatatatatatatatatatatatatatatatatatatatatatatatatataagtggaTCAATTGTAAGGAATCTAACATAGTGAAATCTCTCACATGATGTATGGATAATATAGTACTTTTGTTTGGAAAAGAGAACCAAGATATATATTagtgatttttatttttctagATTTATTTTCGGTGCCATTCATAACAGTTACGAAAAAATAAGAACAATATTAGTAACattcattataaaaaaaattcactaaTACCGATTAATCTAATTAATATACCCTCCTCTTATattacttttcatatttacatTTAAgtgattataatttaatttaaaggaCTTGAGTTATGATTTGGTTAAATTTTTTGGACTAATATGACccgattaaattttataaatgaataaAGAGGATAATCTTTTTTGCAGAGAATTAATTTTTGTGAGGGTTAAAATAAATTTTCACTTTATTTTATATAAACTTATCTGGATACAACTACTCTAACATTAATCTTTAACATGTATTTTgcacacaaatttaaaaaaaaaaaaaaaacactaaattttTGTGATAATAATGTCCAAGATCCAATCATTAATTGGTAGAGTTTGATTAGATTTAAGAACAACCAATaattaatgaaatttaaaattgaattgaaagaaTCGATTTTCAATTTAAGCTTTGGGATACAAATgcattttaatcaaattaaaagataaattgaAGGACAGCAAGCAGCAGCCTCCCTTAGTGAAATCTCTCATATTGTattcaaataatttaaatttggtTAAAAATGATTAGATCGGCCGGACATTTCTTTTTACTTGCATTTTTTGTAGGACGCACCAAAGTTTTAGATCTGTATTCTTTAATATGTCTTTTTCGACTCCGTTACACTTTTATTGTGAAcgcaaaaattaatataattttataatttttaaatttaaaacatgCATTGTCTACGAGTCCACTTCATCCAACCCTATTTTTTAACCAGATGAATCAAAATTTTAAACTTACATCTTCGATCAATCCGCATTGCcccatttccttttttttctttctattttttatagAATGGACATGTGAGTTTACCATCCGGGCCTATGAATAACCGAATTATGTATCTCAATTAAAACCCCACCTTATTTACAAACTTTTAAATCACCTATCTATATCTATATTAAATGGACCCTATAATAATGTTGTACTATTCTTCAACACAACTCCCCATCTGTGCTTCCTATTAAGGTAAGTCTACTTTCTTCTCTATCCTCCACCTTAAAGAAACCTTCTCTTTTGATACAATACTAGTAGGGTATAGAGAAGAGGGAGTAATTAATGATGAAAGAAATACTTACAAAGCAAATGTACATATTTCCATTTTAAAATAAGCCGCCCATTAATTGTCACAATAACCAAAGGGTCCATATGCTGACAGTGACCCCCATGGCCAGACTATAGAGTATAGTTAGAGATATCTATAAATTATTAGATAAATACATTTTACATACACCAGCTCTTGTTTCTTTTGACTCATTTTTTATATACAAATACTCATTCAAAAGTCAATTATTTGTGTCATaaaaaaaagtatattattttatatactaTAGAGTATAAAACTATATTTTCTCTAAATGTAAAGTGCCGTAATTCACACGTAACCCCACATAATATTTCATTTGTCTAGTTCTATAATTTATCTAGGGTAAGTTTACAAAGTATATCCTCTTACATTATTGACTTTTATTTCCTTAAGTTACCATATCTtatgttttctctctctctctcttttaaaCTTATATAATACATGAATTCTCTTATATCCCAATTCATTCAAGTGTCTTTGTAGTTTCAGTTCTGCACCATATATTCAACTTGGTTCCTCAAAATCAGAAGATGGCACCAACATCTACAGATGCTGCAAATGGATCAAACCACTCAAATGAAACCAAAGGAAAAACCATTACTTGCAAAGGTAACTAACTCACAACTTTCACATATTCTTGAACTTACTGAATAATCTTAATGaatgaataaatattaattaattttgatgttatgtTTGTATTAGCTGCTGTGGCATATGGTCCAGGAGAACCCTTAGTAGTAGAAGAAATTCATGTACATCCTCCTCAAAAAATGGAAGTTCGAATCAAAATTCTCTATACCTCCATTTGCCACACCGATCTCAGCGGTTGGCAAGGCGAGGTAAacacatatatttatatatttttacgtGTATCTATGTATATCAGCTTCTTCTTTTGATAGCTTATACATTCTTGTGTTTTTGTCTACTAAAGTCCGAACCACAACGCGCTTTCCCTCGAATTTTCGGCCATGAAGCCTCCGGGTATGCAAATGCAAATTTCtaccataataaaaaaaattgttaatgaAATACTCAAAATTATGAGATGGACAAATTTTTTTTTGTAGGATTGTGGAGAGTGTAGGGGAAGGAGTGAGTGACATGAAAGAAAAGGACCATGTAGTGGTGATATTCAATGGAGAATGTGGTGAGTGTGTGTACTGCACGTGTGAGAAAACCAACATGTGTGAGAGATTTGGGGTGAATCCAATGAAGAAGGAAATGTGTGATGGAACAAGTAGGTTTAGTACGAAAGATGGTAAAGCTATTTTCCATTTTATGAACACTTCAACTTTCACGGAGTATACTGTGGTGGATTCAGCTTGTGTTGTTAAGATCAATCCGGAATATAGACTGAGTCTCAAGAATCTCACCTTGCTTAGTTGTGGAGTTTCAACAGGTAAGTCATTAGGCCATCTTTTTTCATATTTTCGGTTAAATCAGCTTAGTTGTGCATGAACATTTGATGTATGGCGCAGATTCAATTCTGCGACATCTTATTTGTTAACATTTAAAAGATATGGAGTCGTTCCTCTGAACCACAAAATCAGATTAGTCGATTAATTATATGGATCGAAACTGGttgactaaataaataaataaataaaaaatttcagttgataaaaaaaattaatagaaaatattAAGGTAACAAACACAACCTCCACATGTTATGCCTAAAAGAGAGAACCGTTTTAACATGCCATACACACATACAGAAATGAAGGTCAAAATGTTTTCCATTTAAGAAAAAATGGAAATGATTTATTATTAATGTTTTGGATATATAAAAATCTAAGTTATGTAAATTGTTATCACAAattctaaatatatatatatttaatttcattCATATTTTTATAAAAGAGGTAGATTAGATATAAGAAAGAGATAAATTACAAAAacctattaataaattatttacatATATTTCATTAACAAAAGTTAGTTATAATTTTATGTTTAACTGTGGCATACATAAATATTAAATAGAGAATAGATAGGGAATAGAAAAGTGGACCTTGGTCTATCTGGACTTTGCCACTACTTATATAAatgtctgttgttatttatttgaggtcattttctattattaatgCCCTTGTTGCTATTTAAGATTTGAGTGCAAATTGTTGTActcatttttatatatatttataattctttatatatatttttcagaAACGTCTTCAAAGAATGTCATGTCATAATACCTTTTATAGAAAAGATGTACCTAGTTAATTTAGTTTTTACTATATTTCttctttcaatttattttataaagtttattaataaaataccactatttataatttattaaaaaaaacatcctTTTAGTTTTACTATATTATTTGACTAAAATTTATTTACCTagttttcttaatatgtgtgagtTATTTAATGCATATAGTAAAGCATAttgattattatataaaaatggatatcatcatatatatatatatatatatatatatatatatatatatatatatatatatatatatatatatatatatatatatatatatatatatatatatatatatatatatatatatatatatatatatataggggacgactcaagggagaacacttggttattatgagaaatgagaacaatgaatcacgaccattaaatttgattttaatggactggattggtttctctttctaagatccttaatatttaatggactggatcttagaaagagaaaccaatccagtccattaaaatcaaatttaatggtcgtgattcattgttctcatttctcataataaccaaatgttctcacttgagtcgtcccctatatatatatatatatatatatatatatatatatatatatatatgaggagggatcaaattacacccgaagagttacaccacgagttacactcgttcaaaaactacatctcgaattaatattttttaaattcaaccgttggaatatccaaagattaacgttaaaatgagctttcatataacgttaattttgatgtg from Vicia villosa cultivar HV-30 ecotype Madison, WI unplaced genomic scaffold, Vvil1.0 ctg.001941F_1_1, whole genome shotgun sequence encodes the following:
- the LOC131637195 gene encoding alcohol dehydrogenase-like 4; this translates as MAPTSTDAANGSNHSNETKGKTITCKAAVAYGPGEPLVVEEIHVHPPQKMEVRIKILYTSICHTDLSGWQGESEPQRAFPRIFGHEASGIVESVGEGVSDMKEKDHVVVIFNGECGECVYCTCEKTNMCERFGVNPMKKEMCDGTSRFSTKDGKAIFHFMNTSTFTEYTVVDSACVVKINPEYRLSLKNLTLLSCGVSTGIGAAWNTANVHAGSSVAVFGLGAVGLAVAEGARARGASKIIGVDINSDKFITARDMGITDFLNPTDEDRPIYERIREITGGGADYSFECTGNLNVLRDAFLSVHEGWGLTVLLGIHASPKLLPIHPMELFDGRRIEGSVFGGFKGKSQLPNLATECMQGVIKLDNFITHELPFEEINKAFDLLIAGKSLRCLLHL